One Desulfobacteraceae bacterium DNA segment encodes these proteins:
- a CDS encoding MTH1187 family thiamine-binding protein — MSVIVELALFPTDKGASVSAYVARAVRIVRDSGLPFQLGPMGTCIEGEWDAVMAVVSRCFKALAVDSERVYLTLKADYRKGPAGRLQGKIRAVETKLGSREAVFEDPPAG, encoded by the coding sequence ATGAGTGTCATCGTCGAACTGGCGCTTTTTCCTACGGACAAAGGCGCCAGCGTGAGCGCCTATGTGGCGCGTGCGGTGCGCATCGTGCGTGACAGCGGACTGCCGTTTCAACTCGGCCCCATGGGGACCTGCATCGAAGGCGAGTGGGACGCGGTGATGGCGGTCGTGAGCCGCTGTTTCAAGGCCCTGGCGGTGGACAGCGAGCGCGTCTATCTGACCCTCAAGGCGGATTACCGCAAAGGCCCGGCGGGCCGGCTGCAGGGCAAGATACGCGCCGTCGAGACAAAGCTCGGCAGCCGGGAGGCGGTTTTTGAAGATCCCCCGGCGGGCTGA
- a CDS encoding ATP-dependent helicase — protein MQLSEQQQRAVAYMGTPTLVVAGAGSGKTMTLTAKIDQLVRSGFEPERILAITFTNKAAEEMKTRLVSLTGLPAFKFPWVRTFHSACLRILKAHCGLLGYQPALQVLAEYQQLKTFKEIVIGRLNQDKKHVPAVRAHISHAKNSGNPAAYFDRKPRVGNIRLTDAYRLYEQTLKAMNAVDFDNILLLTRDLLRDHQAVRDHYRKLFRYILCDEYQDTNNLQEELTRLLLKDGNLFCVGDDWQAIYSFRGSNVDHFLGFSRTYPGAKVFRLEQNFRSADEIVQVANDLIGYNDHKMDKACFSDKRGGVVELHDFFDEGKEADWVARKVQKFNRGGIAYDQMAVLYRTKFCSLAFEQTFRARGIPYRLLGGKGFFDRKEVLDLNCYVTAAVFPKDDVAFERILNTPKRGIGPGTVKKLAAMKTGAMSLQDAARQAVADKLLTPKLYRSLTEVLDLLDDIRDMQPAAAFQEVIARLQYLDYLKAYAQGNSMDFTAREENIQQLIYSASQKETLLDYLEEAALVKEDKPDDEQAPSGGVNLSTIHAAKGLEFGVVFVVGCEEQLFPHWKALEERAGIEEERRLMYVSVTRAERYLYLSSADYRKGQYNCRSRFLNEIAELLG, from the coding sequence ATGCAACTTTCTGAACAGCAGCAGCGCGCCGTGGCCTATATGGGGACCCCGACCCTGGTGGTGGCGGGTGCCGGCTCCGGCAAAACCATGACCCTGACGGCCAAGATCGACCAACTGGTGCGCTCGGGCTTTGAACCCGAGCGGATCCTGGCGATCACCTTCACCAACAAGGCCGCCGAGGAGATGAAAACGCGGCTGGTGAGCCTGACGGGTTTGCCGGCTTTCAAATTCCCCTGGGTGCGAACCTTCCACTCCGCCTGCCTCCGGATCCTCAAGGCGCACTGCGGGCTGCTGGGCTACCAGCCGGCCCTGCAGGTTTTAGCCGAGTACCAGCAGTTGAAAACCTTCAAGGAGATCGTCATCGGCCGCCTGAACCAGGACAAGAAACACGTGCCGGCGGTTCGCGCCCATATTTCGCACGCCAAGAACTCCGGCAATCCCGCCGCCTATTTCGACCGCAAACCGCGCGTGGGCAATATCCGCCTCACGGACGCCTATCGGCTCTACGAGCAGACCCTGAAAGCCATGAACGCGGTCGATTTCGACAATATCCTGCTCCTCACCCGGGATCTGCTGCGCGATCACCAGGCGGTGCGGGACCATTACCGCAAGCTGTTCAGGTACATTCTCTGCGATGAGTACCAGGACACCAACAACCTGCAGGAAGAGCTGACCCGGCTGCTGCTCAAAGACGGCAATCTCTTCTGCGTGGGCGACGATTGGCAGGCGATCTATTCCTTCCGCGGAAGCAACGTGGACCATTTCCTCGGCTTCTCCCGAACCTATCCGGGCGCCAAGGTGTTCCGCCTGGAGCAGAATTTCCGCAGCGCCGACGAGATCGTTCAGGTGGCCAACGACCTCATCGGTTATAACGACCACAAGATGGACAAGGCCTGCTTTTCAGACAAGCGCGGCGGCGTGGTTGAACTCCATGATTTTTTTGACGAGGGAAAAGAGGCCGACTGGGTGGCCCGCAAAGTCCAGAAGTTCAACCGCGGCGGGATCGCCTATGACCAGATGGCGGTGCTTTATCGAACGAAATTCTGCTCCCTGGCCTTTGAGCAAACATTCCGCGCGCGGGGCATTCCCTACCGCTTGCTGGGCGGCAAGGGGTTTTTCGACCGCAAGGAAGTCCTCGATCTCAACTGTTATGTCACGGCCGCCGTCTTCCCCAAGGACGACGTGGCATTCGAGCGGATCCTCAACACCCCCAAGCGGGGGATCGGCCCCGGGACGGTCAAAAAACTGGCCGCGATGAAGACCGGCGCCATGAGCCTGCAGGATGCCGCCCGCCAGGCGGTGGCGGACAAGCTGCTGACCCCCAAGCTCTACCGCAGCCTGACCGAAGTCCTGGATCTGCTGGACGACATCCGCGACATGCAACCGGCTGCCGCATTTCAGGAGGTCATCGCCCGGCTCCAGTATCTCGATTACCTGAAGGCCTACGCCCAGGGCAATTCCATGGACTTCACCGCGCGGGAGGAAAACATCCAGCAGCTGATCTACTCGGCCTCCCAGAAAGAGACCCTGCTTGACTACCTCGAGGAGGCCGCCCTGGTCAAGGAGGACAAGCCGGATGACGAACAGGCGCCCTCCGGGGGGGTCAACCTCTCCACGATCCACGCCGCCAAGGGGCTGGAGTTCGGGGTGGTGTTCGTTGTGGGCTGCGAGGAGCAGCTCTTCCCCCACTGGAAAGCCCTCGAGGAGCGCGCCGGAATCGAAGAGGAGCGCCGCCTGATGTATGTCTCGGTCACCCGCGCCGAACGCTACCTCTACCTGTCAAGCGCCGATTACCGCAAGGGGCAGTACAACTGCCGCAGCCGCTTTCTAAACGAGATTGCCGAGCTTTTGGGGTAG
- a CDS encoding DUF2062 domain-containing protein, translating into MYRYFPILRATAFLQKTYERFLKIRGSPREIALGLALGLFVGMTPFMGLHTAIAVFFAAIFKWNKISSALGVWVSNPLTAPFVYSATYILGARVSGSARPFKPPGELGLSTITGLLQKTPEIFWTLIVGGVILGLPLAAIGYYFAYQSVLKYQQGLKAKIAQKIEKTALKRRVRNKRKKRQN; encoded by the coding sequence ATGTACAGATACTTTCCAATTCTCCGGGCCACCGCCTTTCTTCAGAAAACCTACGAGCGGTTTCTCAAAATCAGGGGCAGCCCCCGTGAAATCGCCTTGGGGCTCGCCCTGGGGCTTTTCGTCGGAATGACCCCCTTCATGGGGCTTCACACGGCAATCGCCGTTTTTTTCGCGGCTATTTTCAAGTGGAACAAAATCTCCTCCGCGTTGGGGGTGTGGGTCTCCAATCCCCTCACGGCCCCGTTCGTCTATAGCGCCACCTACATCCTGGGGGCCCGTGTCAGCGGCTCGGCACGGCCTTTTAAGCCACCCGGTGAGCTGGGGCTTTCAACCATAACGGGCCTGCTGCAGAAAACGCCTGAAATCTTCTGGACCCTGATTGTGGGGGGGGTTATCCTGGGGCTCCCGCTGGCCGCGATCGGCTACTATTTTGCCTACCAGTCGGTTCTCAAATACCAGCAGGGGTTGAAGGCAAAAATAGCCCAAAAAATTGAAAAAACAGCCTTGAAGCGGCGGGTTCGCAATAAGAGGAAAAAGCGCCAAAATTGA
- a CDS encoding aldo/keto reductase yields the protein MQQRELGRSGIAISAVIMGTWQAGKDMWVGIEDAASEAAVRAAFEAGITTFDTAEIYGNGHSERILGKALAAVRGQVVLASKVFANHLKYDQVIQACNRSLKNLATDVIDLYQIHWPAGSFGSPRVPVAETMGALNDLRTAGKIRAIGVSNFSAAQIQETAQYGRIDSLQPPYSLFWRHLETDAMDYCQANAITILAYSPMAQGLLTGKFGPDHRFEKGDHRAKSKLFKPDTFRRVQAALAALRPIAARNGVSLAQLALAWVLSHPNTCAIAGARGPGQIRESAAAAEVVLAAADLAEMDRISRTVTEGLEPDPLLWDF from the coding sequence ATGCAGCAGCGTGAACTGGGCAGATCCGGCATCGCCATCAGTGCCGTGATCATGGGAACCTGGCAGGCCGGCAAGGACATGTGGGTGGGCATCGAGGATGCTGCAAGCGAGGCGGCCGTGCGCGCGGCCTTCGAAGCCGGCATCACCACCTTTGACACGGCCGAGATTTACGGCAATGGCCACTCGGAGCGCATCCTGGGAAAGGCCCTGGCCGCTGTGCGCGGCCAGGTGGTCCTGGCCAGCAAGGTGTTTGCCAATCATCTCAAGTACGACCAGGTGATCCAGGCCTGCAACCGATCGCTTAAAAATCTGGCCACCGACGTCATCGACCTCTACCAGATCCACTGGCCCGCGGGCAGCTTTGGAAGCCCCCGGGTGCCGGTGGCCGAAACCATGGGGGCCCTCAACGACCTCCGGACGGCGGGCAAAATCCGGGCCATCGGAGTCTCCAACTTTTCCGCGGCCCAAATCCAGGAGACCGCCCAATACGGTCGCATCGACAGCCTGCAGCCCCCCTACTCCCTTTTCTGGCGGCACCTGGAAACCGATGCCATGGATTACTGCCAGGCGAACGCCATCACCATCCTGGCCTACTCGCCCATGGCCCAGGGGCTGTTGACGGGCAAGTTCGGCCCGGACCACCGATTTGAAAAAGGCGATCACCGGGCCAAAAGCAAACTGTTTAAACCGGATACTTTTCGCAGGGTTCAGGCGGCCCTGGCGGCCTTGCGACCGATCGCGGCGCGCAACGGGGTGAGTTTGGCGCAGCTGGCGCTTGCCTGGGTGCTGTCGCACCCGAACACCTGCGCCATCGCCGGCGCGCGCGGACCCGGACAGATCAGGGAAAGCGCCGCAGCGGCCGAGGTGGTGCTGGCGGCGGCGGACCTGGCGGAAATGGACCGGATCAGCCGAACCGTGACCGAAGGCCTGGAGCCCGACCCGCTGCTTTGGGATTTTTGA
- a CDS encoding dihydroxy-acid dehydratase, whose protein sequence is MKSDSVKDGIGRAPHRALFKAMGYTDAEIRRPLVGIANSANTIIPGHIHLDKIVEAVKAGIYMAGGTPIEFGTIGVCDGIAMNHVGMKYSLGSRELIADTIEVMATAHALDALVLVPNCDKIVPGMLMAAARLDLPAIVVSGGPMLAGRRPGGGREKIDLITVFESVGAVRAGRMTPAELAEIEDAACPTCGSCAGMFTANSMNCLTEAIGLGLPGNGTIPAVMAARIRLAKAAGMQVLTLLAEGLTPRRILTPDAFRNALTVDMALGCSTNTVLHLSALAREAGVDFDLEMINAVSAQTPHLCSLSPGGKDHVEDLDRAGGIPALMQTLLAGGLIDPACLTVSAATVGENLANARVLDPAVIRPLDSPYHPEGGLAVLFGNLAPEGCVVKQSAVRPEMMRHEGPARVFDTEEAATEAIMTGAIRPGDVVVIRYEGPMGGPGMRE, encoded by the coding sequence ATGAAAAGCGACAGCGTCAAAGACGGCATCGGCCGGGCGCCCCACCGGGCCCTCTTCAAGGCCATGGGGTATACCGATGCCGAGATCCGGCGCCCGCTGGTGGGGATCGCCAACTCGGCCAACACCATCATCCCCGGCCACATCCACCTGGACAAGATCGTGGAGGCCGTCAAGGCCGGCATCTACATGGCCGGCGGCACCCCCATCGAGTTCGGCACCATCGGGGTCTGCGACGGCATCGCCATGAACCACGTGGGCATGAAGTACTCGCTGGGCAGCCGCGAGCTGATCGCCGACACCATCGAGGTCATGGCCACCGCCCACGCCCTGGACGCCCTGGTGCTGGTGCCCAACTGCGACAAGATCGTACCGGGAATGCTGATGGCTGCCGCGCGCCTGGATCTGCCGGCGATCGTGGTTTCCGGCGGTCCGATGCTGGCCGGTCGACGGCCGGGCGGAGGCAGGGAAAAAATCGACCTGATCACGGTTTTCGAGTCGGTCGGGGCGGTCAGGGCCGGCCGGATGACGCCCGCCGAGCTGGCCGAAATCGAAGACGCGGCCTGCCCCACCTGCGGGTCGTGCGCCGGCATGTTCACCGCCAACTCGATGAACTGCCTGACCGAAGCCATCGGTCTGGGGCTTCCCGGCAACGGCACCATCCCGGCGGTCATGGCGGCCCGCATCCGGCTGGCCAAAGCCGCCGGGATGCAGGTGCTCACCCTGCTGGCCGAGGGCCTGACGCCCCGCCGGATCCTGACCCCCGATGCCTTTCGCAACGCCCTGACGGTGGACATGGCCCTGGGTTGCTCGACCAACACCGTCCTGCATCTGAGCGCCCTGGCGCGCGAGGCCGGGGTGGACTTCGACCTGGAGATGATCAACGCCGTCAGCGCCCAAACCCCCCACCTCTGTTCGCTCAGCCCCGGCGGCAAGGACCATGTGGAGGACCTCGACCGCGCAGGCGGCATCCCGGCGCTGATGCAGACGCTGCTCGCGGGCGGGCTGATAGACCCCGCCTGTCTGACGGTCAGCGCCGCCACAGTCGGCGAAAACCTCGCCAACGCACGCGTCCTGGACCCCGCGGTGATCCGCCCGCTGGACTCGCCGTATCACCCGGAGGGCGGGCTGGCGGTTCTTTTCGGCAACCTGGCCCCCGAAGGCTGCGTGGTCAAGCAGTCCGCCGTGCGGCCCGAAATGATGCGCCACGAGGGGCCGGCACGGGTCTTCGACACCGAGGAGGCGGCCACCGAGGCCATCATGACCGGGGCCATCCGCCCGGGGGACGTGGTCGTAATCCGCTATGAAGGCCCCATGGGCGGCCCCGGGATGCGCGAG